A DNA window from Mycobacterium sp. IDR2000157661 contains the following coding sequences:
- a CDS encoding tandem-95 repeat protein — translation MAVNALSRVLSVMGFGAPADDLPNAPADALLLGLLGWVRKQDRDRLVEQPIGSSVTAASTGDAGDTSMIVASRETAVSAADTSGFTANEFHSQDAAVTESVLSALSPNQAPVVATTTLSAPDQATGVVTGAVTATDANGDALTYSLSGGQPAAGTVTVNADGTFTFTPTQAARLAAGQSSGADYAGFTVAVSDGQNSTTTTVSVAVLPANLTLSGTSAPTGATPQGAVVVGNRAYVANQGAHTVSVIDVTTNSVVKTIAVGYAPTGMAASPDKTRVYVTNGWSNTVSVIDTATNTVSGTIGVGQGPVAAAVSPDGTRLYVTNLIGNSVSVINTTTRTVVATVAVGAYPNGVAVSPDGTRAYITNQYWNAVSVINTATNTVVATVAVGTNPSAVAVSATRALVTNQGANSVSVLNTTTATPTVIATIALGAGTAPTSVVLSKDGTLAYIANTNDTVSIIDMTTTTPTLLRTVAADTTPETGHHILTLSPEGTRLYVVDTADNALRSLTLTRGNTAPVAGTPSQTSLNTDTGVVTGRLNVTDPDGDSLTYTVTPSPSGSITVSPTGVYTFTPTQAARDAAAAGTGPTSVSFTVTASDGTATPVSVPVSAPITASQPVANRAPVAGTPSAPTVNQATGVVTGSLNFTDPDGNTLTYTVPSQPSAGTVTVSPTGVYTFTPTQAARDGAAAGTGPSTASFTVTASDGEFSTSSAPITVTIVPSNRAPVAGTPSAPTVNQGTGVVTGSLNFTDPDGNTLTYTVPSQPSAGTVTVSPTGVYTFTPTQAARDGAAAGTGPSTASFTVTASDGQYSTSSAPITVTIVPSNRAPVAGAPSAPTVNQATGVVTGSVNFTDPDGNTLTYTVPSQPSAGTVTVGPTGVYTFTPTQAARLAAGQSSGADYAGFTVAVSDGQNSTTTTVSVAVLPANLTLSGTSAPTGATPQGAVVVGNRAYVANQGAHTVSVIDVTTNSVVKTIAVGYAPTGMAASPDKTRVYVTNGWSNTVSVIDTATNTVSGTIGVGQGPVAAAVSPDGTRLYVTNLIGNSVSVINTTTRTVVATVAVGAYPNGVAVSPDGTRAYITNQYWNAVSVINTATNTVVATVAVGTNPSAVAVSATRAVVTNQGANSVSVLNTTTATPTVIATIALGAGTAPTSVVLSKDGTLAYVANSNDTVSIIDMTTTTPTLLRTVAADTTPETGAHILTLSPDGTRLYLTDAADKALRSMSLVRGNTPPVAGTPSQTDVDAAGVVTGQLNYTDADGDSLSYTVPTAPTTGTVTVDPATGRYTFRPTEAARDAAAATPNEDSATFIVVANDGTAAPVPVSVTVPIVPLQPGDNRAPIAGMPTINSQDPDTGVITGSLNFTDPNEDSLTYTVPNQPSSGTVEVDDATGTYTFTPTQTARDAAATTLGADSVTFLVFASDGTAPPVSTSVTVLVLPDPDANQPPEADTPSTTSQDWLTGAVTGAFNFVDPNEDSLTYLVHTQPNKGALELDDVTGVYTYTPTVAARLAAAQTVGTDTDSFTVAVSDGTLTTTTTVTVTVLPVNLGSAIASTSTGAGPTGVAVVGNRAYVVNQGANAVSVIDTATNAVVKTIAVGARPTGVAVSPDQTTLYVANNWSNTVSVIDTATNTVTATIGVGSGPAAVAVSPDGSRLYVTNLTGYTVSVVNTTTRTVMATVAVGAYPNGVAVSPDGTRVYVTNQYSYSVSVINAATNTVVATVPVGYTPSSVAVGATRAVVTNQGSNSVTVFNTTTATPTIVATIALPAAPTSVVMSTDGTVAYVAGSYDTVSVIDLTRATPVVVRTVTTDTTVEYGAHTLTLSPDGTRLFLTDAADNALRSMSLTSTVTIAHAPLSIPGGNGYTVNATWYFPNQAEPPVGLIYLQHGFTRSSANATALALDLAERTNSIVVAPNLSSSPSDPFYIWNSPIARAVATMFEGDRAELTASASAAAGQSIVLPQQFVLGGGSAGGNLVAEAAEYLADDGATSDLKALILFDTTNLAHVNTGLVKVNGVPVMLLAAPPCSCNAFGGQTQSVLTYAPDRFTAVMLDNGSHLDAEGTTTDAAVVQICGGPILPQNATAVQVITAGWINDVFTGSRNGIYGPYGTVTSVGSATARVIGVGDLPI, via the coding sequence GTGGCGGTGAACGCCCTGTCGCGGGTGCTGTCAGTGATGGGGTTCGGCGCCCCCGCCGACGACCTTCCCAACGCCCCTGCAGACGCCCTCTTGTTGGGGCTGTTGGGTTGGGTCCGCAAGCAGGATCGCGATCGCCTCGTGGAGCAGCCGATCGGGTCGTCCGTGACCGCCGCCTCAACCGGCGACGCCGGAGACACCTCGATGATCGTGGCTTCACGTGAGACGGCCGTTTCCGCTGCGGACACAAGCGGGTTCACGGCGAATGAGTTCCACAGCCAAGATGCCGCGGTGACGGAATCGGTGTTGTCGGCGCTCAGCCCGAATCAGGCACCGGTAGTGGCAACGACGACTCTCAGCGCGCCGGACCAGGCCACGGGTGTGGTCACCGGTGCGGTGACGGCCACCGACGCCAATGGTGATGCGTTGACCTATTCGTTGTCGGGTGGGCAGCCTGCCGCCGGCACGGTGACGGTCAATGCCGACGGGACGTTCACCTTCACCCCGACGCAGGCGGCGAGGTTGGCCGCCGGGCAGAGCAGTGGTGCTGATTACGCCGGTTTCACCGTGGCGGTCAGCGATGGTCAGAACAGCACCACCACCACGGTCAGTGTGGCGGTGTTGCCGGCCAACCTGACACTGTCGGGCACTTCGGCGCCCACCGGGGCCACTCCGCAGGGTGCGGTGGTGGTGGGCAACCGGGCCTATGTGGCCAACCAGGGCGCCCACACCGTGTCGGTCATCGACGTCACCACCAACAGCGTGGTCAAGACCATCGCGGTGGGTTATGCCCCGACCGGGATGGCCGCCAGCCCCGACAAGACCAGGGTCTATGTCACCAACGGCTGGTCCAACACCGTCTCGGTCATCGACACCGCCACCAACACCGTGTCGGGCACCATCGGGGTGGGTCAGGGCCCGGTCGCGGCGGCGGTCAGCCCCGACGGCACCCGGCTGTATGTCACCAACCTCATCGGCAACAGCGTGTCGGTCATCAACACCACCACCCGCACCGTGGTGGCCACCGTGGCCGTGGGCGCCTACCCCAACGGGGTCGCCGTGAGCCCCGACGGCACCCGCGCCTACATCACCAACCAGTACTGGAACGCGGTGTCGGTGATCAACACCGCCACCAACACCGTGGTCGCCACCGTGGCCGTGGGCACCAACCCGTCCGCGGTCGCCGTGAGCGCCACCCGCGCGCTGGTGACCAACCAGGGCGCCAACTCGGTGTCGGTGCTCAACACCACCACCGCCACCCCCACCGTGATCGCCACCATTGCCTTGGGCGCCGGCACCGCGCCGACCTCAGTCGTGCTCAGCAAAGACGGCACCCTGGCCTACATCGCCAACACCAACGACACCGTCTCCATCATCGACATGACCACCACCACCCCCACCCTGCTGCGCACCGTGGCCGCCGACACCACCCCCGAAACCGGCCACCACATCCTCACGCTGAGCCCCGAGGGCACCCGCCTCTACGTCGTCGACACCGCCGACAACGCCCTACGCTCACTGACATTGACGCGCGGCAACACCGCCCCGGTGGCCGGCACGCCCTCGCAGACCAGCCTCAACACCGACACCGGCGTGGTCACCGGCCGGCTCAATGTCACTGACCCCGATGGTGATTCGCTGACCTACACGGTCACCCCCTCACCCAGCGGGAGCATCACGGTCAGCCCGACCGGGGTGTATACGTTCACCCCCACCCAGGCCGCCCGCGATGCGGCCGCCGCGGGCACCGGACCGACCTCGGTGAGCTTCACCGTGACCGCCAGCGACGGCACCGCCACCCCGGTCTCGGTGCCGGTGAGCGCACCCATCACCGCCTCCCAGCCCGTCGCTAACCGTGCGCCGGTGGCGGGCACCCCCTCGGCGCCCACTGTCAATCAGGCCACCGGTGTGGTCACCGGTTCGCTGAATTTCACTGACCCTGATGGCAATACGTTGACCTACACGGTGCCCAGCCAGCCCAGTGCGGGCACGGTGACGGTCAGCCCGACCGGGGTGTATACCTTCACCCCGACCCAGGCCGCCCGGGATGGGGCCGCTGCGGGCACCGGACCTTCCACGGCGAGCTTCACCGTGACGGCTTCCGACGGTGAGTTCTCCACCTCCTCGGCGCCGATCACGGTCACCATCGTGCCCAGTAATCGTGCGCCGGTGGCCGGCACCCCGTCGGCGCCCACTGTCAATCAGGGCACCGGTGTGGTCACCGGTTCGCTGAATTTCACTGACCCTGATGGCAATACGTTGACCTACACGGTGCCCAGCCAGCCCAGTGCGGGCACGGTGACGGTCAGCCCGACCGGGGTGTATACCTTCACCCCGACCCAGGCCGCGCGGGATGGGGCCGCCGCGGGCACCGGACCTTCCACGGCGAGCTTCACCGTGACCGCCTCCGACGGTCAATACAGCACCTCCTCGGCGCCGATCACCGTCACCATCGTGCCCAGTAATCGTGCGCCGGTGGCCGGCGCGCCGTCGGCGCCCACTGTCAATCAGGCCACCGGTGTGGTCACCGGTTCGGTGAATTTCACTGACCCTGATGGCAATACGTTGACCTACACGGTGCCCAGCCAGCCCAGTGCGGGCACGGTGACGGTCGGCCCGACCGGGGTTTATACGTTCACCCCGACGCAGGCGGCGAGGTTGGCCGCCGGGCAGAGCAGTGGTGCTGATTACGCCGGTTTCACCGTGGCGGTCAGCGATGGTCAGAACAGCACCACCACCACGGTCAGTGTGGCGGTGTTGCCGGCCAACCTGACACTGTCGGGCACTTCGGCGCCCACCGGGGCCACTCCGCAGGGTGCGGTGGTGGTGGGCAACCGGGCCTATGTGGCCAACCAGGGCGCCCACACCGTGTCGGTCATCGACGTCACCACCAACAGCGTGGTCAAGACCATCGCGGTGGGTTATGCCCCGACCGGGATGGCCGCCAGCCCCGACAAGACCAGGGTCTATGTCACCAACGGCTGGTCCAACACCGTCTCGGTCATCGACACCGCCACCAACACCGTGTCGGGCACCATCGGGGTGGGTCAGGGCCCGGTCGCGGCGGCGGTCAGCCCCGACGGCACCCGGCTGTATGTCACCAACCTCATCGGCAACAGCGTGTCGGTCATCAACACCACCACCCGCACCGTGGTGGCCACCGTGGCCGTGGGCGCCTACCCCAACGGGGTCGCCGTGAGCCCCGACGGCACCCGCGCCTACATCACCAACCAGTACTGGAACGCGGTGTCGGTGATCAACACCGCCACCAACACCGTGGTCGCCACCGTGGCCGTGGGCACCAACCCGTCCGCGGTCGCCGTGAGCGCCACCCGCGCGGTGGTGACCAACCAGGGCGCCAACTCGGTGTCGGTGCTCAACACCACCACCGCCACCCCCACCGTGATCGCCACCATTGCCTTGGGCGCCGGCACCGCGCCGACCTCGGTGGTGCTCAGCAAAGACGGCACCCTGGCCTACGTCGCCAACAGCAACGACACCGTCTCCATCATCGACATGACCACCACCACCCCCACCCTGCTGCGCACCGTGGCCGCCGACACCACCCCCGAAACCGGCGCCCACATCCTCACGCTGAGCCCCGACGGCACCCGCCTCTACCTGACTGACGCAGCCGACAAGGCACTGCGATCGATGTCGTTAGTGCGTGGCAACACCCCGCCGGTGGCCGGCACACCGTCGCAGACCGACGTGGATGCGGCCGGTGTGGTAACGGGCCAACTGAATTACACCGACGCCGACGGGGATTCGCTGTCTTACACCGTGCCCACTGCGCCCACCACGGGCACAGTCACAGTAGACCCCGCTACCGGTAGGTACACGTTCAGGCCGACGGAAGCCGCCCGAGACGCGGCCGCGGCGACACCGAACGAGGATTCGGCGACGTTCATCGTAGTCGCGAACGACGGCACCGCCGCCCCTGTTCCGGTATCGGTGACCGTACCGATCGTGCCCTTGCAACCGGGTGACAACCGCGCGCCGATCGCCGGCATGCCGACGATCAACTCGCAAGATCCGGACACCGGTGTGATCACGGGTTCGTTGAACTTCACTGACCCGAACGAGGATTCGCTTACCTACACAGTGCCCAACCAACCGTCTAGCGGCACAGTCGAAGTGGACGACGCCACCGGAACTTATACGTTCACCCCCACGCAGACCGCCCGGGACGCGGCCGCGACGACCCTGGGTGCGGATTCGGTGACGTTCCTCGTGTTCGCCAGCGACGGCACGGCGCCACCGGTATCAACCTCAGTGACCGTCCTGGTTCTGCCGGACCCTGACGCCAATCAACCTCCCGAGGCCGACACGCCCTCGACGACATCGCAGGATTGGCTCACCGGTGCGGTCACAGGCGCATTCAACTTCGTTGATCCGAACGAGGACTCCTTGACCTATCTCGTCCACACTCAACCGAACAAGGGCGCACTCGAGCTGGACGACGTCACCGGCGTGTACACATATACACCCACTGTGGCGGCGCGGTTGGCGGCGGCGCAGACCGTGGGGACCGATACCGATTCGTTCACGGTGGCGGTCAGTGACGGCACCCTGACCACGACTACGACAGTGACAGTGACGGTGTTGCCGGTCAATCTCGGCTCGGCGATCGCGTCGACGAGCACGGGCGCCGGCCCGACAGGGGTTGCGGTAGTCGGCAACCGCGCCTATGTGGTCAACCAGGGTGCCAACGCCGTGTCGGTTATCGACACCGCCACCAACGCCGTGGTCAAAACGATTGCCGTGGGCGCTCGGCCGACCGGGGTGGCGGTGAGCCCCGATCAGACCACACTCTATGTGGCCAACAATTGGTCGAACACCGTGTCGGTCATCGACACCGCCACCAACACGGTCACCGCCACCATCGGGGTGGGGTCGGGCCCGGCCGCGGTGGCGGTCAGCCCCGACGGCTCGCGGCTGTATGTCACCAACCTGACGGGCTACACCGTATCGGTGGTCAACACCACCACACGCACCGTGATGGCCACCGTGGCCGTGGGCGCCTACCCCAACGGGGTCGCGGTCAGTCCCGACGGCACCCGGGTTTATGTCACCAACCAGTACTCCTACTCGGTGTCGGTGATCAACGCCGCCACCAATACGGTGGTAGCGACGGTGCCGGTCGGGTATACGCCGTCCTCGGTGGCGGTGGGTGCCACGCGCGCGGTGGTGACCAATCAGGGCAGCAACTCGGTGACGGTGTTCAACACCACCACCGCCACGCCGACGATCGTTGCCACAATCGCCTTACCTGCGGCACCGACATCGGTGGTGATGAGCACGGACGGCACGGTGGCCTATGTGGCCGGTAGCTACGACACCGTCTCGGTGATCGACCTGACGAGAGCCACCCCGGTCGTGGTGCGCACCGTCACGACGGATACCACAGTCGAATACGGCGCCCACACCCTCACGCTGAGCCCCGACGGCACCCGGCTCTTCCTGACTGACGCAGCCGACAATGCACTGCGATCGATGTCGCTGACGTCGACAGTCACGATCGCCCATGCGCCCCTTTCCATCCCGGGCGGCAACGGATATACGGTGAACGCCACGTGGTACTTCCCGAATCAAGCGGAACCGCCCGTCGGGCTGATCTACCTGCAGCATGGTTTCACCCGCTCCAGCGCAAATGCGACTGCGTTGGCCCTGGACCTCGCCGAACGAACCAACAGCATCGTGGTGGCACCGAATCTTTCCTCGTCACCGAGCGATCCCTTCTACATCTGGAACAGCCCGATAGCCCGCGCGGTTGCCACGATGTTCGAAGGCGACCGCGCAGAACTCACCGCAAGCGCAAGCGCGGCGGCCGGGCAGTCGATCGTGCTTCCTCAACAGTTCGTGCTGGGTGGAGGTTCTGCCGGCGGCAACCTGGTGGCGGAGGCCGCCGAGTACCTCGCGGACGACGGCGCGACCAGCGACCTGAAGGCCCTCATCCTCTTCGACACCACCAACCTCGCCCACGTGAACACCGGTCTGGTCAAAGTGAACGGCGTACCGGTCATGCTTCTGGCCGCGCCGCCCTGTTCCTGCAACGCCTTCGGCGGTCAAACGCAGAGCGTCCTCACCTACGCTCCCGACCGGTTCACCGCGGTGATGCTGGACAACGGGAGTCACCTCGACGCAGAAGGCACCACCACGGATGCAGCAGTCGTGCAGATATGCGGGGGGCCAATCCTTCCGCAGAACGCGACGGCAGTGCAGGTGATCACCGCGGGATGGATCAACGACGTCTTCACCGGTTCCCGCAATGGCATCTATGGTCCGTACGGGACAGTGACCTCGGTCGGCAGCGCGACCGCCCGGGTGATCGGGGTGGGTGACCTCCCGATATGA